Proteins found in one Alteromonas macleodii genomic segment:
- a CDS encoding DUF6174 domain-containing protein, producing MITILRIATVISATTLLLGCGGSDSNDVLDDLNANRAKWENENIDTYQFEYQVSCFCTEETTLPRLVLVEDGQVTSQTIIEGNIALPLDDATTESIDSLFQLIALEESRAESLSVKYDPELGYPTEINVDINEQIADDEYTLTISNLVAESDVACTATVEDGLLLSVTDQTTLMPIACGVTATAMEEAYSETVMVDDTDCADDSLIAMLDERPGFYTLTVQKQGYQDYQVDNLGIGKDLCHVLTREFNVELIPE from the coding sequence ATGATTACTATTTTACGTATTGCTACGGTGATTTCTGCTACTACGCTCTTATTAGGCTGCGGTGGTAGCGATTCAAACGATGTACTCGACGACCTCAACGCTAATCGCGCAAAATGGGAAAACGAGAACATCGACACTTATCAGTTTGAATATCAAGTATCATGTTTTTGCACCGAAGAAACTACGCTACCTCGCTTAGTCTTGGTAGAAGATGGTCAGGTCACCTCTCAAACCATTATTGAAGGCAATATTGCCTTACCCTTAGATGATGCAACTACAGAAAGCATTGATAGCTTGTTTCAACTTATTGCATTAGAAGAAAGTCGCGCAGAATCGCTATCGGTGAAATACGACCCTGAACTCGGCTATCCGACCGAAATTAACGTGGATATCAACGAGCAAATAGCTGACGACGAATATACCCTAACAATTAGCAACCTTGTTGCCGAAAGCGATGTGGCTTGTACAGCAACGGTAGAAGATGGCCTCTTGCTTTCGGTAACCGATCAAACAACACTAATGCCGATTGCATGTGGCGTTACGGCTACTGCAATGGAAGAAGCGTATTCTGAAACTGTTATGGTTGATGATACGGATTGTGCAGATGACAGTTTGATCGCAATGCTTGACGAACGTCCTGGTTTTTACACCCTCACAGTACAAAAACAGGGTTATCAAGACTATCAGGTAGATAATTTAGGCATTGGTAAAGACTTGTGTCATGTGTTGACCAGAGAGTTCAATGTAGAACTAATACCAGAATAA
- a CDS encoding NADPH:quinone oxidoreductase family protein — translation MKAIVCESFGPLDDLLLKDVADPVVKKGYVVVNVEAAGVNFPDGLLVQGLYQMQPDFPFVPGNEVAGTISEVGEGVSHLKEGQRVIALSNLGGYAEKALIPATHVMPLPDPIHVNEGAALVTAHATAHHALKQRAKLQPGETLVVTGAAGGTGLAAVQIGKIMGAKVIAVCSTEEKLALAKEYGADVLINYKEKDLKETLKEVTGGKGVDVVYECVGGDTFHACSRSMAWEGRLLVVGFAGGEIPKFPVNLALVKGYSVMGVFWGSFTQHDPKGFAENMQELLTWYVQGKVKVVVDEALPLEQATKAMAKVMNREVKGKMVLVP, via the coding sequence ATGAAAGCAATTGTATGCGAATCTTTTGGTCCACTTGATGACCTTCTATTAAAAGATGTGGCAGACCCAGTAGTTAAAAAAGGCTATGTGGTCGTAAATGTTGAAGCCGCAGGGGTTAATTTTCCAGATGGGCTGTTGGTACAAGGTCTTTACCAAATGCAGCCAGACTTCCCATTTGTGCCAGGTAACGAAGTAGCGGGTACTATAAGCGAAGTAGGTGAGGGCGTAAGCCACCTAAAAGAAGGGCAGCGAGTTATCGCACTCTCTAACTTAGGTGGATATGCAGAAAAAGCGCTAATCCCAGCTACGCATGTTATGCCGTTACCCGACCCCATTCACGTGAACGAAGGGGCTGCCCTTGTAACCGCCCATGCAACAGCCCATCATGCTTTGAAACAACGGGCAAAGCTGCAGCCTGGCGAAACATTGGTGGTAACGGGTGCTGCTGGTGGTACTGGCTTAGCAGCTGTGCAAATAGGTAAAATAATGGGTGCCAAAGTTATTGCCGTTTGTTCAACTGAAGAAAAACTGGCGCTTGCTAAAGAGTATGGCGCTGATGTTTTAATTAACTACAAAGAAAAAGATCTCAAAGAAACGCTGAAAGAAGTCACAGGCGGCAAAGGTGTTGACGTAGTTTATGAATGCGTTGGCGGTGACACATTCCACGCTTGCAGCCGCAGTATGGCGTGGGAAGGGCGTTTGCTTGTAGTTGGCTTTGCAGGTGGTGAAATTCCAAAGTTTCCAGTAAATCTTGCCCTAGTCAAAGGCTATTCGGTTATGGGCGTATTTTGGGGCTCATTCACTCAGCACGACCCAAAAGGGTTTGCTGAGAACATGCAGGAATTGCTTACTTGGTACGTGCAAGGCAAAGTTAAAGTAGTGGTTGATGAAGCCCTACCACTAGAACAAGCAACAAAAGCCATGGCGAAGGTTATGAACCGCGAGGTGAAAGGCAAAATGGTGCTTGTGCCCTGA
- a CDS encoding phosphotransferase family protein → MSNDKANAPHAIDLTVLNDYLSTACPIVGHVESADKFAGGQSNPTFKLTTDNGVYVLRRQPPGKLLKSAHAVDREFRVINALQGSEVPVPKAYHLCEDPSIIGSMFYIMAFVEGDIFWNSALPEVESSATRGAMYDEMNRVLSALHSVDIEGSGLSDYGKPGSYFERQLSRWTKQYRASELEHIEEIERLIQYLETNLPEDDGQVSLVHGDFRLDNMMFDMSDTDKPQVVAVLDWELSTLGHPYADLAYQCMQLRLPSDIAHAAGLGGLDRKQLGIPSEKEYIDAYCKRRGIGTIDNWTFYLAFSFFRLAAILQGVVKRAHDGNASSEKAMQLGAMVRPLAQIANHTIHQSE, encoded by the coding sequence GTGTCAAACGACAAAGCTAATGCGCCACATGCAATAGACTTAACGGTGCTTAATGATTACTTATCTACTGCGTGCCCAATTGTTGGGCACGTTGAAAGTGCTGATAAATTTGCAGGGGGGCAATCGAACCCTACGTTTAAGCTAACTACGGATAACGGCGTTTATGTATTACGTCGCCAACCGCCGGGTAAGTTATTGAAGTCTGCGCATGCAGTAGACAGAGAGTTCCGCGTTATTAACGCCTTGCAGGGCTCAGAAGTGCCAGTGCCTAAAGCGTACCATTTGTGTGAAGATCCCAGCATTATTGGCAGTATGTTCTACATTATGGCGTTTGTAGAGGGGGATATTTTCTGGAACAGTGCGTTACCGGAAGTAGAGTCTTCTGCGACACGCGGTGCAATGTACGATGAAATGAATCGAGTCCTTTCTGCGCTTCACAGCGTTGATATTGAAGGTTCTGGTTTAAGTGATTACGGCAAGCCTGGCAGCTACTTCGAGCGACAATTAAGTAGGTGGACCAAGCAGTACCGAGCGTCTGAACTTGAGCATATCGAAGAGATTGAGCGCCTTATTCAGTATCTTGAAACTAATTTGCCTGAAGACGATGGCCAAGTGTCGTTAGTTCACGGCGATTTTCGCTTAGACAATATGATGTTTGATATGTCTGATACTGATAAGCCGCAGGTTGTTGCAGTATTAGACTGGGAGCTTTCAACCTTGGGTCATCCTTACGCCGACTTGGCTTACCAGTGTATGCAACTACGTTTGCCTTCTGACATTGCACACGCTGCTGGTTTAGGTGGCCTTGATAGAAAGCAGTTAGGAATACCTTCAGAAAAAGAGTATATCGATGCCTACTGCAAGCGCAGAGGTATAGGAACTATTGATAACTGGACCTTCTATTTGGCATTTAGTTTTTTCCGTTTAGCCGCTATTTTGCAAGGTGTAGTGAAGCGCGCTCACGATGGCAATGCATCAAGTGAAAAGGCCATGCAGTTGGGGGCAATGGTGCGACCGCTTGCTCAAATTGCAAACCACACCATACACCAAAGCGAATAA
- a CDS encoding acyl-CoA dehydrogenase family protein, translated as MNFEYNEKTQALLEKLKAFMKEEVYPIEREYIHAVENGSANNGEERWKTPQIMHTLKQRAKEAGLWNLFLPEEYKPYGAGLTNAEYAPLCEEMGRVLFSAEIFNCSAPDTGNMEVLAKYGNEEHKKQWLEPLLNGEIRSAFAMTEPAVASSDATNIETSIKRDGDEYVINGRKWYTSGAMNENCKIMVVMGKTDFDAPRHQQQSQILVPMDTKGVTIVRPMAAMGYYDEPVGHAEVLFEDVRVPAENLLLGEGRGFEIAQGRLGPGRIHHCMRLIGCAQRALDMACERVEQRVAFGKPLSKQQSIRENIAQMHCDIEQARLLTLKAADKMDRYGNKVSRDLIAAIKIVAPTMACKVIDQAIQMHGAAGTSQDFVLSAMYAYARTIKLADGPDEVHMMQLGRNLIAEKNA; from the coding sequence ATGAACTTTGAATATAATGAAAAGACCCAAGCACTTTTAGAAAAACTAAAAGCGTTTATGAAAGAAGAAGTGTACCCAATTGAGAGAGAGTACATTCATGCCGTAGAAAATGGCTCAGCCAATAATGGTGAAGAGCGTTGGAAAACGCCGCAAATAATGCACACGCTAAAACAGCGTGCCAAAGAAGCAGGGCTTTGGAATTTGTTTTTGCCTGAAGAATATAAGCCTTACGGCGCAGGACTAACTAACGCAGAGTACGCGCCGCTTTGCGAAGAAATGGGGCGCGTATTATTCAGTGCTGAAATATTTAATTGTAGCGCTCCAGATACAGGCAACATGGAAGTGTTAGCTAAGTACGGCAACGAAGAGCATAAAAAGCAGTGGTTAGAGCCATTGTTAAACGGAGAAATACGCTCCGCCTTCGCTATGACTGAGCCTGCAGTAGCGTCTAGCGATGCAACCAACATAGAAACATCTATTAAACGCGATGGTGACGAGTACGTAATAAATGGTCGTAAATGGTATACCAGCGGCGCTATGAACGAAAACTGCAAGATAATGGTGGTTATGGGCAAAACTGATTTTGATGCCCCCCGTCACCAGCAACAGTCACAAATTTTGGTACCAATGGATACAAAAGGCGTAACCATTGTGCGCCCAATGGCTGCTATGGGCTACTACGATGAGCCAGTAGGCCACGCGGAAGTCTTGTTTGAAGACGTACGCGTACCGGCTGAGAACTTATTGCTAGGAGAAGGTCGCGGTTTTGAAATTGCCCAAGGTCGCTTAGGACCTGGCCGTATTCACCATTGTATGCGCCTTATTGGCTGTGCTCAGCGTGCTTTGGACATGGCATGTGAGCGTGTTGAACAGCGTGTTGCCTTTGGTAAGCCCTTATCAAAACAGCAGTCGATAAGAGAAAACATAGCGCAAATGCACTGCGATATTGAACAGGCTCGTTTGCTTACGTTGAAGGCGGCAGACAAAATGGATCGCTACGGCAATAAGGTATCGAGAGACTTGATTGCTGCTATCAAAATTGTAGCGCCCACAATGGCATGTAAAGTTATCGATCAAGCCATTCAAATGCATGGTGCTGCCGGAACCAGTCAAGACTTTGTTCTATCTGCAATGTATGCGTATGCGCGCACCATTAAGCTGGCCGATGGCCCAGATGAAGTTCATATGATGCAGCTTGGACGCAATTTAATTGCTGAAAAAAACGCGTAA
- a CDS encoding histidine phosphatase family protein, which yields MTDIYLVRHGQASFGQANYDKLSELGEQQAIWLGDYFKHRNIQFDSVFSGDMVRHHETKEGIAKGIASDEYTLPDVTVNSALNEFNFQAVAKAYLTRFPEAKVPEGASPSQYYRLLKKAMIAWSEDQLAHELLDETWKQFEDRVHSMLTHLKTTDAKRVLVVSSGGAIAMMLKHILGYDSATVVNMNLQIRNASFSQCFANARGVHLNNFNSVPHLDVIDRLHAITYS from the coding sequence ATGACAGACATCTACTTAGTACGCCATGGTCAAGCGTCTTTTGGTCAAGCGAACTATGACAAACTTAGTGAGTTAGGTGAGCAACAAGCTATCTGGCTTGGTGATTATTTTAAGCATCGGAACATTCAGTTTGATTCGGTATTTTCTGGCGACATGGTTCGCCATCACGAAACTAAAGAGGGCATTGCTAAAGGAATTGCATCTGACGAATACACATTGCCTGATGTAACTGTGAATAGCGCGCTTAACGAATTTAACTTCCAAGCGGTGGCTAAAGCATATCTAACAAGGTTCCCCGAAGCTAAAGTACCAGAAGGGGCATCGCCCTCTCAATATTACCGACTGCTTAAAAAGGCAATGATAGCCTGGTCTGAAGACCAACTAGCTCACGAATTGCTAGACGAAACGTGGAAACAGTTTGAAGACCGCGTTCACTCCATGCTTACTCACCTTAAAACGACAGATGCTAAAAGAGTGCTGGTCGTTAGTTCTGGTGGTGCTATTGCCATGATGCTCAAACACATTCTTGGCTACGATTCTGCAACGGTTGTGAATATGAACTTACAAATTCGCAATGCCAGTTTTTCGCAATGCTTCGCCAATGCGCGAGGTGTTCACCTTAATAACTTCAACAGCGTACCTCACCTGGATGTGATTGACAGGTTACACGCCATTACCTACAGCTAA